A genomic region of Amphiura filiformis chromosome 6, Afil_fr2py, whole genome shotgun sequence contains the following coding sequences:
- the LOC140155815 gene encoding probable G-protein coupled receptor 19, producing the protein MTSSDFITQMNAMSSLPSTVTNSTPTTLVITNPQRPNWQIALEIFTACLLWLLSIFGNVLVILVVHRSRRLQSTTNYFVVSLSFADLCMALLCMPFILGRVVAHQWLFGVFICKLVRFLQYMAPGATVYVLLAIGVDRFYTIIYPLSFKITRGKAKRMIGISWIVSVILSCPAFFFFNLSNVGSSWEFCDTFISHHTAGVMYTAFIVLVEYLLPSVLIVLIYAKIIKHIWNVGISGRTVQRTMNAVPRTKVKTVKMLMIVTAVYFLSWTPFFITQLVYSSLNPPYVDPTIYIACVWIAFASSASNPIIYAYYNSNFRRGCKEVFCMSTMRCYRSNTYAITNPSRFARKNHVGIAPGSIDMNGTSARPVSPYKSFDRDANGDKKMAWPLPAGGSTTYL; encoded by the coding sequence ATGACGTCATCGGATTTCATTACTCAAATGAATGCAATGTCTTCACTGCCATCGACAGTCACTAACTCCACACCAACAACTCTGGTTATTACCAATCCACAAAGACCTAATTGGCAGATTGCATTGGAGATTTTCACGGCATGCCTTCTGTGGCTTCTCTCTATATTCGGCAATGTCTTGGTCATTCTGGTCGTCCACCGGAGTAGAAGACTACAAAGTACTACCAACTATTTTGTTGTCTCTTTGAGCTTTGCAGATTTATGTATGGCACTCCTTTGCATGCCTTTTATTCTAGGTCGTGTGGTAGCTCACCAGTGGTTGTTTGGTGTATTCATCTGTAAGTTGGTGCGTTTTCTACAGTATATGGCTCCAGGAGCAACTGTCTATGTTCTTCTAGCAATCGGTGTGGACAGATTCTATACCATAATATACCCACTTAGCTTCAAGATCACAAGAGGTAAAGCTAAAAGAATGATTGGTATCAGTTGGATTGTATCTGTTATCTTATCATGCCCTGCGTTTTTCTTTTTCAATCTATCGAACGTTGGTAGTAGTTGGGAGTTCTGTGATACTTTCATCAGCCACCATACGGCAGGTGTAATGTATACCGCCTTCATCGTCCTAGTAGAATATCTGTTACCATCCGTATTAATAGTACTCATCTACGCCAAGATTATCAAACATATCTGGAATGTTGGCATCAGTGGGAGGACAGTACAAAGAACAATGAATGCCGTACCACGAACAAAAGTCAAGACAGTTAAGATGCTGATGATTGTCACTGCTGTCTATTTCTTATCCTGGACTCCATTTTTTATAACTCAACTAGTATACAGCAGTTTAAACCCTCCTTATGTGGATCCCACTATTTACATTGCCTGCGTATGGATTGCATTTGCTTCCAGTGCTTCGAACCCAATCATTTATGCTTACTACAACTCAAATTTTCGCCGAGGTTGTAAGGAGGTATTTTGCATGTCCACAATGCGATGTTATCGTAGTAACACATATGCTATAACAAATCCGTCAAGATTCGCGCGTAAAAACCACGTGGGAATTGCACCTGGGAGTATCGATATGAACGGTACTTCCGCGAGACCAGTATCACCGTATAAAAGTTTTGATCGGGATGCTAATGGGGACAAAAAGATGGCGTGGCCACTACCTGCTGGAGGAAGTACCACCTACTTATAA